A genomic region of Planctomycetota bacterium contains the following coding sequences:
- a CDS encoding carbohydrate kinase: MAAHTSPEAAKPVVIGLGEVLWDDLPGGRRLGGAPANVAYHARLRGADGQLISAVGDDDLGREARTKIARNGVSMDGLSVLETHPTGIVDVTLDGGGSATYDIREGVAWDHIPATPAALDLARHTRAICFGTLAQRHDVSRDTIHALFDAAGPDCLRVYDINLRAPHFTAEIIRTSIQRCDVLKLNNDEISDAADACGLESDEAVFARELLSRGLRMVVVTRGGDGSALYTADDTSELDPEPVDVVDTVGAGDSFTAAVIMGLLNSEDLRTIHRKAAAVASYVCTQNGATPEVPEDVLNAR, encoded by the coding sequence ATGGCAGCACATACATCGCCGGAAGCCGCCAAACCGGTCGTTATCGGTTTGGGCGAGGTCCTCTGGGACGATCTTCCCGGCGGACGTCGGCTCGGCGGCGCGCCGGCCAATGTTGCCTATCACGCCCGGCTCCGCGGGGCTGACGGACAGTTGATCTCGGCGGTCGGTGACGATGATCTGGGTCGGGAGGCCCGAACCAAGATCGCCCGCAACGGCGTGAGCATGGACGGGCTCAGCGTCCTCGAAACCCACCCGACCGGCATCGTCGACGTCACCCTCGACGGCGGCGGCAGTGCGACTTACGACATCCGTGAAGGCGTTGCCTGGGATCACATCCCGGCCACGCCCGCCGCGCTGGACCTGGCCCGCCACACGCGCGCGATCTGCTTCGGCACCCTCGCCCAACGCCACGACGTTTCCCGTGACACGATCCATGCCCTGTTCGACGCCGCCGGGCCAGACTGCCTGCGGGTCTACGACATCAACCTCCGTGCCCCGCATTTCACGGCCGAGATCATCCGGACGTCGATCCAGCGGTGCGACGTGCTCAAGCTCAACAACGACGAGATCTCCGACGCGGCCGACGCATGTGGCCTGGAATCGGACGAGGCGGTGTTCGCCCGGGAACTGTTGAGCCGGGGCCTGCGAATGGTCGTGGTCACCCGCGGTGGCGACGGCTCGGCCCTCTACACCGCCGACGACACCAGCGAGCTCGACCCGGAACCCGTCGACGTGGTCGACACCGTCGGTGCCGGCGACAGCTTCACCGCTGCGGTCATCATGGGCCTGCTCAACAGCGAAGATCTGCGGACCATCCATCGCAAAGCGGCTGCCGTGGCGAGTTATGTTTGCACGCAGAACGGCGCGACGCCGGAGGTGCCGGAGGACGTGTTGAACGCGCGTTGA